A single region of the Brachypodium distachyon strain Bd21 chromosome 3, Brachypodium_distachyon_v3.0, whole genome shotgun sequence genome encodes:
- the LOC100844487 gene encoding uncharacterized protein LOC100844487, whose translation MAAAAGVGEGEEVKLLGCWDSPFVNRVQIALNLKGIPYEYVEEDLHCKGAVLLASNPVHKKVPVLIHNGKPIPESQVILQYIDEAWAGSDGPSLLPADPLQRAAARFWAAFVDDKVGAPWFTILFARETEEKKEAAARAVAAMETLEGTLGEEKAFFGGDGIGFVDVVLGSYLGWFVVIEKMIGVKLLDAARMPALAAWAERFKAADAVKGVLPEDVDKVLEFLQTFLRNQRPENKLSPVKPLPPTPHTYLLTRSESTVVPMAGSGELKLLGVWTSPYVIRVRVVLNLKSLPYEYVEEDLGSRKSPLLLASNPVHKSVPVLLHGGRPMNESQIIVQYIDEVWSGTGVPSILPADPYERATARFWAAYVDDKVGPAWLGMVFTCKTEEERAEAWDRAVAALETLEGALGECSKGKAFFGGEGIGFVDIVLGGYLGWFAAIDKLMGRRLIDPARTPLLAGWEARFRAADAARGVVPDDADKVLEFMRTLLAWSASKAE comes from the exons atggcagcggcggcaggagtaggagagggagaggaggtgaAGCTGCTGGGTTGTTGGGACAGCCCGTTCGTGAACAGAGTGCAGATCGCGCTCAACCTCAAGGGGATCCCCTACGAGTACGTCGAGGAAGACCTCCACTGCAAGGgcgccgtcctcctcgcctccaACCCCGTGCACAAGAAGGTGCCCGTCCTCATCCACAACGGCAAGCCCATCCCGGAGTCGCAGGTCATCCTGCAGTACATCGACGAGGCCTGGGCCGGATCCGACGGGCCGAgcctcctccccgccgacccGCTCCAgcgggccgccgcccgcttctGGGCCGCCTTCGTCGACGACAAGGTGGGGGCCCCGTGGTTCACCATCCTCTTCGCGCGCGAgacagaggagaagaaggaggcggcggcgagggccgtCGCGGCCATGGAGACGCTGGAAGGCACCCtcggggaggagaaggccttcttcggcggcgacggcatcgGGTTCGTCGACGTCGTGCTCGGCAGCTACCTGGGGTGGTTCGTGGTGATCGAGAAGATGATCGGCGTGAAGCTCCTGGACGCGGCGAGAAtgccggcgctggcggcgtGGGCCGAGCGGTTCAAGGCGGCGGACGCGGTGAAGGGCGTCCTGCCTGAAGATGTTGATAAGGTGCTCGAGTTCTTGCAGACGTTCCTT CGTAACCAGAGACCAGAAAACAAGCTTTCTCCAGTTAAGCCTCTTCCACCAACGCCACACACATATCTCCTTACTCGATCCGAATCAACAGTCGTTCCGATGGCAGGAAGCGGAGAGCTGAAGCTGCTGGGCGTGTGGACGAGCCCGTACGTCATCAGGGTGCGCGTCGTGCTCAACCTCAAGTCGCTGCCGTACGAGTACGTCGAGGAGGACCTGGGCAGCAGGAAGAGCCCCCTCCTGCTGGCCTCCAACCCGGTGCACAAGAGCGTCCCCGTGCTcctccacggcggccgccCCATGAACGAGTCCCAAATCATCGTGCAGTACATCGACGAGGTCTGGTCCGGCACCGGCGTCCCGTCCATCCTGCCCGCCGACCCGTACGAGCGCGCCACGGCGCGGTTCTGGGCGGCGTACGTGGACGACAAGGTCGGGCCGGCGTGGCTGGGGATGGTGTTCACGTGcaagacggaggaggagcgggccGAGGCGTGGGACCgcgccgtggcggcgctggagaCGCTCGAGGGCGCGCTCGGGGAGTGCTCGAAGGGGAAGGCGTTCTTCGGGGGCGAAGGCATCGGCTTCGTGGACATCGTGCTCGGCGGCTACCTCGGGTGGTTCGCGGCGATCGACAAGCTGATGGGGCGCAGGCTGATCGACCCGGCGCGGACGCCGCTGCTGGCGGGGTGGGAGGCGCGGTTCCGCGCCGCGGACGCGGCCAGGGGCGTCGTGCCGGACGATGCCGACAAGGTGCTCGAGTTCATGAGGACTCTGCTCGCCTGGAGCGCCTCCAAAGCAGAGTGA